A region of Salinibacter sp. 10B DNA encodes the following proteins:
- the holB gene encoding DNA polymerase III subunit delta': MAWSSILDQDRVVETLRRALSQDRVAHAYLFHGPEGVGKRAVALEMARALQCTEQTEEACGDCQACRKTGRMVHPDVHVHLPHPWSEEADRDEEDIGKRIQRLGDNPYAAVDFVRRPSLSDPTETSNKQVLYRIEQVRQDLIKPMSLARGEGQYKVNILMDVEKMREEAANAFLKLLEEPPPQTIFLLTTSRPEQLLPTILSRCQRLRFDPLLPESIESALVERNEMAPDAAAMLSRMADGSYSHALDLARNEALMTSRERVLDYFRAAYTQKVESLTGCIQTLSNQGREQVKIVLQLMLRWVRDLLLYRSMGEEAPLVNVDQKEAVARFCKNLPDADLKGMVGLVEEAIYLTERNVQVSLVLTALAQSLGKAMRGGTVDSLYVPLPEAELRTA; this comes from the coding sequence ATGGCCTGGAGTTCCATTCTTGACCAGGATCGGGTCGTCGAAACTCTGCGTCGTGCCCTTTCGCAGGATCGAGTAGCGCATGCCTATCTGTTCCACGGGCCGGAGGGGGTGGGGAAGCGGGCCGTAGCGCTGGAGATGGCTCGTGCACTCCAGTGCACGGAGCAGACCGAAGAGGCGTGTGGGGACTGTCAGGCCTGTCGAAAGACGGGGCGTATGGTGCACCCCGACGTGCATGTGCACCTTCCCCATCCGTGGAGCGAGGAGGCCGATCGGGACGAGGAGGACATTGGCAAGCGAATCCAGCGTCTTGGCGACAATCCGTACGCTGCCGTCGATTTTGTGCGGCGTCCCTCGCTTTCCGATCCCACGGAGACCTCGAACAAGCAGGTGCTTTACCGTATTGAGCAGGTACGGCAGGACTTGATCAAGCCCATGAGTCTGGCGCGGGGAGAAGGGCAGTACAAGGTCAATATTCTCATGGACGTAGAAAAGATGCGGGAGGAGGCGGCCAATGCCTTTCTCAAACTGCTTGAGGAGCCCCCGCCGCAGACGATTTTTCTGCTTACGACCAGCCGGCCCGAGCAGCTCCTGCCGACCATTCTCTCGCGCTGCCAGCGCCTACGATTCGATCCGCTGCTGCCGGAGTCGATCGAGTCCGCCCTCGTGGAACGGAATGAAATGGCCCCCGATGCGGCCGCCATGCTGTCTCGGATGGCCGACGGCTCGTACAGCCATGCCCTCGATCTTGCCCGAAACGAGGCGCTGATGACCAGTCGCGAGCGTGTGCTCGACTATTTTCGGGCGGCCTATACCCAAAAGGTTGAGTCGCTCACCGGTTGCATTCAAACTCTCTCTAATCAGGGGCGTGAGCAGGTGAAAATCGTCCTTCAACTGATGCTACGGTGGGTACGAGACCTCCTGCTGTACCGCTCGATGGGGGAGGAGGCCCCCCTCGTGAATGTGGATCAGAAGGAAGCAGTGGCGCGCTTCTGCAAAAACCTACCGGACGCCGACCTAAAGGGAATGGTTGGGCTGGTAGAAGAGGCCATTTATCTCACCGAGCGGAACGTGCAGGTCTCACTCGTGCTCACTGCCCTTGCACAGTCGCTGGGCAAAGCCATGCGGGGAGGAACGGTCGATTCGTTGTATGTGCCCCTGCCGGAGGCCGAACTCCGGACGGCGTAA
- a CDS encoding DUF4178 domain-containing protein: MAADDTGDSESAGCQQYGCGCAGVGAALVVIAIAVSLPSASSFSTLEVFFVPAFLLIPGAILGLVARKFVPETDIRDWLGVAGKYMLWFAGICLISAIGLTLRPGGFSYYEEIPADGGLVGPITIEKQDMRLGVEVEQYIEEGAGRRYQRWSFVTIELLDNNKEYLSSFGGEFWHYAGYDDGYWEQDDTEYEATLEVPSSGTYYLQLQTEANVDMSELSSIGIQLEEQVWWGNPAPLQMAGYVAFFLGVILVILPTDGAVSLGFTDLSGQLKEGTEFDYRGHTWTVRGHAYYDYGEWLAEEWTVQSSDVSVKRPRYLEREYEAGSDWEAWFWSTPIDMDTLRCTDAQESEVPVADVMTAEDDVPDQIQYEDADFRLDDSGTTQRDGRSIRYHTYKERWESGSRSITIEGDPSDECSAVVTEEISSSQIAVKTEERAAEPEWEAGGGDLGGEF; the protein is encoded by the coding sequence ATGGCTGCAGACGACACAGGCGATTCGGAGAGCGCAGGATGTCAGCAGTACGGGTGTGGGTGTGCCGGCGTTGGGGCAGCGCTCGTGGTGATTGCGATTGCGGTGTCCCTTCCGTCGGCAAGCTCATTCTCGACGCTCGAGGTGTTCTTTGTGCCCGCGTTTCTCCTCATTCCGGGGGCCATCTTGGGCTTGGTTGCCCGCAAGTTTGTTCCGGAGACCGACATCCGCGACTGGCTCGGCGTCGCAGGAAAGTACATGCTATGGTTTGCCGGCATTTGTTTAATCAGTGCCATTGGGCTGACGCTGCGGCCCGGGGGATTTTCGTATTACGAGGAGATTCCGGCCGACGGGGGGCTTGTGGGGCCGATTACCATTGAAAAGCAGGACATGCGGCTGGGCGTGGAAGTGGAGCAGTACATTGAGGAGGGGGCTGGGAGACGGTATCAGCGCTGGAGCTTCGTAACCATTGAGCTGCTGGACAATAACAAGGAGTATCTCTCCAGCTTTGGGGGAGAGTTTTGGCACTATGCCGGGTACGACGATGGGTACTGGGAGCAGGATGATACGGAGTACGAAGCGACTCTTGAGGTGCCGTCGTCTGGGACGTACTACCTCCAGCTCCAAACCGAGGCCAACGTCGACATGTCGGAGCTCTCCTCCATCGGGATCCAGTTGGAGGAGCAGGTCTGGTGGGGAAATCCAGCCCCCCTGCAGATGGCCGGGTATGTGGCGTTCTTTCTCGGGGTGATTCTCGTCATCCTTCCCACCGACGGGGCGGTCTCGCTGGGCTTTACGGACCTTTCGGGGCAGTTGAAAGAGGGAACGGAGTTCGACTACCGGGGGCACACCTGGACGGTGCGAGGACATGCCTACTACGATTATGGGGAGTGGCTGGCAGAGGAATGGACGGTCCAGTCGTCGGATGTGTCGGTGAAACGGCCCCGCTATCTCGAACGTGAATACGAAGCGGGCAGCGACTGGGAGGCGTGGTTCTGGTCGACCCCGATCGACATGGACACCCTCCGCTGCACCGATGCACAGGAGTCCGAAGTGCCCGTGGCCGACGTCATGACGGCGGAGGACGACGTCCCGGATCAGATTCAGTACGAAGACGCTGATTTCCGCCTCGACGATTCCGGGACGACCCAACGGGACGGTCGCTCCATTCGGTATCACACGTACAAGGAACGATGGGAGTCCGGCAGCCGGTCCATTACCATTGAGGGCGACCCGTCGGACGAGTGTAGTGCAGTGGTAACGGAGGAGATTAGCAGCAGTCAGATTGCGGTGAAGACGGAGGAGCGTGCCGCCGAGCCTGAATGGGAGGCTGGAGGGGGCGACCTTGGAGGGGAGTTTTAG
- a CDS encoding vWA domain-containing protein has translation MPYSAEISRQQPTAFLFLLDQSASMQDPFGGAEQTGDAAPSKARVLADTVNQLLQNLVLRCAKEEGVRDYFHVGVVGYGERVQPLIQPTGEYETGTGLVPISHLADRPRRMEQRVKEVADGDGGITEQRVKTPIWFDPQAKNGTPMCQALDLAAQTVRGWIDDHPSSFPPVVLNVTDGEATDGEPLRYAQQLREFATDDGEVLLFNVHLSESEAPPVELPSSRAELPPDDEYAETLFQMSSRLPFSMRSAAEQEGYTVDLDTRGFVFNADPTALVALLEIGTRPSNLR, from the coding sequence ATGCCGTATTCCGCCGAGATTAGCCGCCAGCAGCCCACCGCGTTTCTCTTTCTTCTCGATCAGTCGGCGTCCATGCAGGATCCGTTTGGGGGCGCCGAGCAAACGGGAGATGCGGCTCCGAGCAAGGCGCGCGTGCTCGCCGACACGGTGAACCAACTTCTGCAAAACCTGGTCTTGCGGTGTGCGAAAGAGGAGGGGGTGCGCGATTACTTCCACGTCGGCGTCGTTGGGTACGGCGAGCGGGTGCAGCCGCTCATCCAGCCAACCGGGGAGTATGAGACCGGCACCGGGCTGGTGCCCATTAGTCACCTCGCCGACCGTCCTCGTCGCATGGAACAGCGGGTAAAGGAGGTGGCGGATGGGGACGGAGGGATCACCGAGCAGCGCGTGAAAACGCCGATCTGGTTTGATCCACAGGCGAAAAATGGCACGCCGATGTGCCAGGCGCTCGATCTGGCCGCACAGACGGTGCGCGGCTGGATCGACGATCATCCTTCCAGTTTCCCCCCTGTGGTGCTCAATGTGACCGATGGGGAGGCGACCGATGGGGAGCCCCTTCGCTACGCGCAGCAGCTTCGCGAATTCGCGACGGATGACGGCGAGGTGCTTCTTTTCAATGTGCACCTCTCTGAGTCGGAAGCTCCTCCCGTTGAGTTGCCGTCGAGCCGGGCCGAGTTGCCGCCCGATGACGAGTACGCCGAGACGCTCTTCCAGATGTCGAGTCGGTTGCCGTTTTCAATGCGATCGGCGGCCGAGCAGGAGGGGTATACCGTTGATCTCGACACGCGGGGGTTCGTCTTCAACGCCGACCCGACGGCCCTGGTAGCCTTGCTGGAGATTGGAACGCGGCCCAGTAACCTACGGTGA
- the yihA gene encoding ribosome biogenesis GTP-binding protein YihA/YsxC, producing the protein MLDQATFEIGAAHWHQLPDDGRPEVAFVGRSNVGKSSLLNALLGRKNLAYTSKTPGKTQQLNFFLIDSRFYAVDLPGYGYAKAPKSERAQWAQLQERYLAERSPLRGVVQLIDSRHPPMDSDIALIDRLSQTERPHLLALTKADKLSGNGRAQAQRRIGECLDELGLDRPVILTSANTNRGVGDLRHWIQNLF; encoded by the coding sequence ATGCTCGATCAGGCAACCTTCGAAATCGGCGCTGCCCATTGGCACCAGCTGCCTGACGACGGCCGGCCGGAGGTTGCCTTCGTCGGCCGATCGAACGTCGGCAAGAGTTCACTGCTGAATGCCCTGCTGGGCCGGAAGAACCTGGCCTACACCAGCAAGACGCCCGGCAAGACGCAGCAACTCAATTTCTTTTTGATCGACAGCCGCTTTTACGCGGTCGACCTTCCAGGCTACGGCTACGCGAAGGCCCCCAAATCTGAGCGCGCGCAGTGGGCACAATTGCAGGAACGATACCTCGCGGAACGCTCCCCACTCCGGGGGGTGGTGCAACTTATCGACAGCCGCCATCCGCCCATGGACAGCGACATTGCCCTCATCGACCGCCTGTCCCAAACCGAACGTCCGCATCTGCTAGCCCTCACCAAAGCGGACAAGCTCTCCGGCAACGGCCGCGCTCAGGCCCAGCGCCGCATCGGAGAGTGCCTGGACGAGTTGGGCCTGGATCGCCCCGTCATTCTCACCTCTGCTAACACCAATCGCGGCGTAGGCGACCTTCGTCACTGGATTCAAAACCTGTTTTGA
- a CDS encoding DUF350 domain-containing protein: protein MDALNVSLLTDAVQALQNPAAFLVLFVALFLVGKWLNDLVTDHALNKELTEKDNPALAISTAGYYLGIIIVFIGAVIGPSTTLLWDVLLVGGYGLGGIVLLLLSRVINDRLILRGFSAQRELIEDQNPGTGAVLFGSYVASALIVAGSIQGEGGGPHTALVFYALGQVALIVFTWLYDWMAPYSLLDQIEQDNTAAGVGFGGALIAIGIIVMRAVSGDFLGWAADLQYLGWNVLLVFVYLVVVRLFFDRVLIPNSDLSVEITRDRNVGAGLLEGAVSIGFAAVLFFVL from the coding sequence ATGGACGCGCTGAACGTTTCTCTGTTGACCGACGCCGTGCAGGCCCTCCAAAATCCGGCGGCGTTTCTCGTTCTGTTCGTGGCTCTTTTTTTGGTGGGCAAGTGGCTCAACGATCTGGTAACAGATCATGCTCTGAACAAAGAGTTGACGGAGAAAGATAATCCTGCCCTCGCGATTAGCACAGCGGGCTACTACCTCGGGATCATCATTGTTTTTATCGGGGCCGTCATCGGGCCGTCGACGACGCTGCTGTGGGACGTGTTGCTGGTGGGAGGATACGGGCTCGGGGGTATTGTTCTGTTGCTGTTGTCTCGTGTGATTAACGACCGACTGATTCTTCGGGGCTTCTCGGCACAGCGAGAGCTCATTGAGGATCAAAATCCGGGCACCGGGGCTGTGCTCTTTGGCAGCTACGTGGCGTCGGCCCTTATCGTGGCGGGGAGTATTCAGGGAGAAGGTGGGGGGCCGCATACGGCACTCGTCTTTTACGCACTCGGGCAGGTGGCGCTCATCGTCTTTACCTGGCTGTACGACTGGATGGCTCCATACTCGCTTCTCGATCAGATCGAGCAGGACAATACGGCGGCCGGTGTGGGGTTTGGAGGGGCCCTCATTGCCATCGGCATTATCGTGATGCGGGCCGTGTCGGGCGACTTCCTGGGATGGGCCGCCGACCTGCAGTATCTGGGCTGGAATGTGCTGTTGGTCTTTGTCTACCTAGTGGTCGTGCGTCTCTTCTTCGACCGGGTTCTCATCCCGAATAGCGATCTCAGTGTGGAGATTACCCGTGATCGCAATGTGGGGGCGGGCCTGCTGGAGGGCGCTGTCTCGATTGGCTTTGCCGCGGTTCTCTTCTTCGTGCTCTAG
- a CDS encoding glycosyltransferase, whose amino-acid sequence MTDGVSSSSRSHKRIAVVGPVHPYRGGIAHFTEKTVEGLAGRGHDVLPVSFSRQYPELLFPGKTQYEPDEQAPPAVRGAPRLLDTLNPLSWLRTAQWLREQAPDAVVFQYWMPFFAPAYGIVAWLLRWAGIPSFAVVHNALPHERHVGDAWLSRVFLKACEGHIVMSDAVADNLRPLRRPEAPVRRIEHPVYDRFGEPILKGKARAALGLPLEAPVLLFFGFVREYKGLHVLLEALPAVLDALPDATLVVAGEPYGDPERYRRLIRAHGLDDRVHWYDEYIPSGDVPTFFSAADLVVQPYVSATQSGVAQIATHFEVPMIVTDVGGLAETIPHEEVGFVVPPEDPSALAESVVRFFDDNWQERLTDGVRDLKQRQHPDRLFEAIEALITVAED is encoded by the coding sequence ATGACTGACGGAGTGTCCTCCTCGTCCCGTTCTCACAAGCGCATCGCGGTTGTGGGGCCGGTGCATCCGTACCGGGGGGGCATTGCCCACTTTACCGAGAAAACGGTCGAAGGGCTGGCCGGGCGCGGGCACGACGTTCTTCCCGTGAGCTTTTCGCGACAGTATCCGGAGCTGTTGTTTCCGGGAAAAACACAGTACGAACCGGATGAACAGGCCCCGCCGGCGGTACGGGGGGCCCCGCGCCTCCTCGACACGCTCAATCCGCTCTCCTGGCTTCGCACGGCCCAGTGGCTGCGCGAGCAGGCCCCTGACGCTGTGGTCTTCCAGTACTGGATGCCGTTCTTTGCCCCAGCCTACGGCATTGTCGCGTGGCTCCTTCGATGGGCGGGCATCCCGTCCTTCGCCGTGGTGCACAACGCGCTGCCCCACGAGCGGCACGTCGGCGACGCGTGGCTGAGCCGCGTCTTCCTGAAAGCGTGTGAGGGACACATCGTGATGTCCGACGCGGTGGCCGACAATCTTCGTCCCCTCCGTCGTCCGGAGGCGCCAGTGCGTCGGATCGAGCATCCGGTCTATGATCGATTCGGGGAGCCCATTCTTAAAGGAAAGGCCCGAGCGGCACTCGGGCTTCCCCTGGAGGCGCCGGTGCTTCTGTTTTTCGGCTTTGTGCGGGAGTACAAGGGGCTGCACGTGCTGCTGGAGGCACTGCCTGCGGTACTGGATGCGTTGCCGGATGCTACTCTCGTGGTGGCGGGGGAGCCCTACGGCGATCCGGAGCGCTACCGTCGTCTCATTCGGGCCCACGGCCTGGACGACCGGGTGCACTGGTACGACGAATACATTCCGTCCGGGGACGTCCCGACGTTCTTCTCAGCCGCCGACCTGGTGGTCCAGCCCTACGTGTCGGCCACCCAGAGCGGGGTGGCGCAGATTGCAACGCACTTCGAGGTGCCCATGATTGTGACGGATGTTGGGGGCCTTGCGGAGACCATCCCGCACGAGGAGGTGGGGTTCGTGGTCCCGCCGGAGGACCCGTCGGCACTCGCGGAGTCGGTGGTGCGGTTCTTCGACGACAACTGGCAGGAACGGCTCACCGACGGCGTTCGCGACCTCAAACAGCGCCAACACCCCGACCGCTTGTTCGAGGCCATCGAAGCGCTGATCACAGTCGCAGAGGACTGA
- a CDS encoding iron ABC transporter permease produces the protein MHEWYLWAPALFVVVGVLIPIAYLVLRALEAEPAQLADLVIRTRTLWLLWNTVTLTVGVLVCTTAIAFPMAWLTARTNLWGRRAVTLLGVLPLAVPGYVMAYVLLATTGGHGTLAQWVGITIPRLSGYTGALLALSLYLFPYLFLNLRTALLDLDPALEESARALGYGRWEVLWHVILPQLRPGFLAGGLLVGLHVLGDFGVVSLMRFRTFSYALYLQYTASYDRIYAACLALMLLVLTIAVLFLEARLLRGLLLHRTGSGAGRSATRIQLGGWKWLGYLFVGVVGVTSVGIPVVTVLYWMGAGATIPWAGLQEALVGSVSASVPAAFLATALALPIAYLGVRRASKGTRVLERLAYFGYATPPLAFALALIFFTLRTVSPLYQTLTLLIVAYALHFLAEAIGPVRTALYQASPQLEEAARSLGRSPFQAFVETTLPLLRKGLLVSVALVFLSAMKELPITFLLSPIGFRALALKVWSHAEAAMFAEAAPYALAIMGVSAAFVGLLLVRER, from the coding sequence GTGCACGAATGGTATCTCTGGGCACCGGCCCTCTTTGTGGTCGTCGGGGTTCTGATTCCGATTGCCTACTTGGTGCTGCGGGCGCTAGAGGCGGAGCCGGCCCAGCTGGCAGATCTGGTGATTCGGACCCGCACGCTGTGGCTGCTTTGGAATACGGTCACGCTCACCGTTGGGGTTCTGGTGTGCACAACGGCGATTGCGTTTCCGATGGCCTGGCTCACGGCACGCACGAACCTGTGGGGCCGCCGGGCCGTCACCCTGCTCGGCGTGCTCCCGCTGGCCGTGCCGGGATACGTCATGGCCTACGTATTGCTGGCCACGACGGGAGGGCACGGCACGCTGGCTCAGTGGGTCGGAATCACGATTCCCCGATTGAGCGGATACACGGGGGCCTTGCTCGCACTCAGCCTCTACTTGTTTCCCTATCTGTTTCTCAATCTCCGAACGGCCCTGCTGGACCTCGATCCGGCTCTTGAAGAATCGGCTCGAGCGCTGGGGTATGGCCGATGGGAGGTGCTGTGGCACGTCATCCTTCCGCAGCTTCGCCCGGGCTTTTTGGCGGGCGGATTGCTTGTGGGGCTGCACGTGCTTGGGGACTTCGGCGTTGTGTCGCTGATGCGGTTTCGGACGTTCAGCTATGCGCTGTATTTGCAATATACGGCCTCGTACGATCGCATCTATGCGGCCTGTTTGGCCTTGATGCTGCTCGTGTTGACGATCGCCGTGTTGTTTTTGGAGGCTCGATTGCTCCGGGGACTGTTGCTGCACCGGACCGGAAGCGGGGCCGGTCGTTCGGCGACGCGCATCCAGCTCGGGGGCTGGAAATGGCTTGGCTATCTGTTCGTGGGAGTCGTGGGCGTGACGTCCGTTGGCATTCCGGTGGTTACGGTCCTGTACTGGATGGGAGCCGGAGCGACCATTCCGTGGGCGGGGCTCCAGGAGGCCCTCGTTGGGTCGGTTTCGGCCTCAGTTCCCGCCGCGTTCCTGGCCACAGCTCTCGCCCTGCCGATCGCGTATCTGGGCGTGCGGCGTGCGTCAAAAGGGACCCGGGTTCTGGAGCGGCTTGCCTACTTTGGGTACGCCACTCCCCCACTGGCCTTTGCCCTTGCGCTCATCTTCTTTACGCTACGCACGGTCTCACCGCTATATCAAACCCTGACCCTGCTCATTGTGGCCTATGCGCTTCACTTCTTGGCCGAAGCCATCGGGCCGGTCCGAACCGCTCTTTATCAGGCCTCCCCCCAGCTCGAGGAAGCCGCGCGATCTCTGGGACGGTCGCCCTTTCAGGCGTTCGTTGAAACGACCCTCCCGCTCCTGCGCAAAGGATTGCTGGTGAGTGTGGCCCTTGTGTTTCTGTCGGCGATGAAAGAGCTGCCGATTACGTTTTTGCTGTCGCCCATCGGCTTTCGGGCCCTTGCGTTGAAGGTGTGGAGCCACGCAGAAGCGGCGATGTTTGCCGAGGCGGCTCCGTATGCTCTCGCCATCATGGGCGTGTCTGCGGCGTTCGTTGGCCTGTTGCTGGTGCGTGAGCGATGA
- a CDS encoding ABC transporter ATP-binding protein, producing the protein MNSILQVDALTKRFGPDMPPVVDRVSFDVEDGEIFALLGPSGCGKTTTLRCIAGVERLTQGTIRMRDRVLDGDGAHVPPEKRGIGLVFQNYALFPHLTVLENVFFGLRDGSEAERAERAREALEMVDLKGFEDRRPQNLSGGQQQRVALARTLAPEPDLILLDEPFSNLDALLREETRQEVRHLLKDKGISAVLVTHDQEEALSFADRLAVMRSGQLDQVGTPEDVYYRPRTLFVAQFLGRTNLLLSQASGSEADTPLGRVRLDRDADGTVLVSLRPEHLTIAAPETAEGPIGTIVDRAFKGHDITYRVSCDGNEYLVHTNNRELYEAGDTVGLQPLEPAVVLERQSTPADVPTGVTPEPSESA; encoded by the coding sequence ATGAACTCCATTCTCCAGGTGGACGCGTTGACGAAGCGTTTTGGCCCCGACATGCCTCCGGTGGTCGATCGGGTCAGCTTCGACGTAGAGGACGGGGAAATCTTTGCCCTCCTGGGGCCGAGTGGCTGTGGCAAGACCACGACGCTTCGGTGCATTGCCGGGGTGGAGCGGCTCACGCAGGGCACCATTCGAATGCGCGATCGAGTGCTTGATGGAGACGGTGCGCACGTTCCTCCCGAGAAGCGGGGGATCGGGCTCGTATTCCAGAATTATGCACTGTTTCCGCACCTCACGGTGCTCGAAAACGTGTTTTTCGGTCTGCGGGACGGCTCCGAGGCGGAGCGGGCGGAACGGGCGCGTGAGGCACTGGAGATGGTAGACCTCAAGGGGTTTGAGGATCGGCGTCCGCAAAACCTCTCGGGCGGACAGCAGCAACGGGTGGCTCTTGCTCGGACCCTTGCTCCCGAGCCAGATCTCATCCTATTAGACGAGCCGTTTTCCAACCTTGACGCGCTGCTTCGGGAAGAGACCCGGCAGGAGGTGCGGCATTTGCTCAAAGACAAGGGCATTAGCGCCGTCCTCGTCACACACGACCAGGAAGAGGCACTGTCGTTTGCCGATCGGTTGGCCGTCATGCGGAGTGGGCAGCTCGATCAGGTCGGCACGCCTGAAGACGTGTACTACCGACCCCGCACGCTCTTCGTGGCGCAGTTTCTGGGCCGAACCAATCTGCTTTTGTCTCAGGCCTCTGGCAGTGAGGCCGACACCCCCCTCGGCCGCGTGCGCCTTGACCGAGACGCCGACGGCACAGTTCTCGTCTCCTTGCGTCCAGAGCACCTCACGATTGCCGCGCCAGAGACCGCCGAAGGGCCCATCGGCACCATTGTCGATCGGGCCTTCAAGGGACACGACATTACATATCGCGTGTCCTGTGATGGCAATGAGTACCTCGTTCATACCAACAACCGAGAGTTGTATGAAGCGGGGGACACGGTGGGCCTACAGCCGCTGGAGCCCGCCGTGGTGCTGGAGCGGCAGTCTACCCCCGCCGACGTGCCCACTGGTGTGACGCCCGAACCGTCCGAGTCGGCGTAG
- the sucD gene encoding succinate--CoA ligase subunit alpha — MSILVDDDTRLVVQGLTGSEGSFHAEQMIEYGTNVVAGVTPGKGGQTHLDRPVYDTVAEAVEYENANASIIFVPPPFAADAIQEAADAGIEVIMCITEGIPQADMKPTYHYVKKQGAHLIGPNCPGAITPGEAKVGIMPAMIFEPGPIGLISRSGTLTYEAVDQLTRAGYGQSTAVGIGGDPVIGTRFIDALEMFEDDPETEGVVLIGEIGGSDEQEAAKYIRDHMNTPVFGFIAGRTAPPGRRMGHAGAIVSGGSGTAEAKFEALESAGATVVKNPALIGETVKEVMG; from the coding sequence ATGAGCATCCTCGTCGACGACGACACGCGCCTGGTAGTCCAGGGCCTAACCGGATCGGAAGGCTCGTTTCACGCCGAGCAGATGATCGAATACGGCACCAACGTGGTGGCCGGCGTTACGCCCGGCAAGGGCGGCCAGACCCACCTCGACCGTCCGGTGTACGACACCGTGGCGGAGGCCGTCGAGTACGAAAATGCCAATGCCTCGATCATTTTCGTACCGCCCCCATTTGCTGCGGACGCAATTCAAGAAGCCGCCGACGCGGGGATTGAGGTCATCATGTGCATCACGGAGGGCATCCCACAGGCGGACATGAAGCCGACCTATCATTACGTGAAGAAGCAGGGCGCCCACCTCATCGGTCCGAACTGCCCGGGCGCCATTACGCCCGGCGAGGCAAAAGTGGGCATTATGCCGGCCATGATCTTTGAACCCGGCCCGATTGGGCTCATCTCCCGATCCGGGACCCTCACCTACGAAGCGGTCGATCAGCTTACCCGAGCCGGATACGGACAGAGCACCGCCGTCGGCATTGGGGGCGATCCGGTGATCGGCACGCGGTTTATCGACGCTCTAGAAATGTTTGAAGACGACCCTGAGACGGAAGGCGTGGTCCTCATTGGGGAAATTGGCGGCTCCGACGAACAGGAGGCCGCGAAATACATCCGCGATCACATGAATACGCCCGTCTTCGGATTCATCGCGGGTCGCACGGCTCCTCCGGGACGACGCATGGGCCACGCCGGTGCCATCGTGTCCGGCGGCTCCGGAACGGCCGAAGCCAAGTTCGAAGCCCTCGAATCGGCAGGGGCAACGGTCGTGAAGAACCCGGCGCTTATCGGTGAGACTGTAAAGGAGGTCATGGGATAG
- a CDS encoding iron ABC transporter substrate-binding protein codes for MKRFLGSGLVFLLLLTSIGCQQSEQDELVVYNGRNEALVDTLVKEFEKKTDIPVSVRYGTDPQLLSALKEEGDQSPADVFWANTTGALTQARSAGMLTKLPDSLLSMPGSFVPESGMWAPVTARFRVLAYNSDEINPDDLPSSVLDLPDLDQYEGRVGWTPPYSSFQDFVTALRVLHGPDTTRTWLNGMQDLNPKGYSSNTPMIRALAAGEIDIALTNHYYVLRLKYGGAEGYYEEEEEGEEEEHEEEEGTPSPNAPVETYHFQDGDVGNLALVTGVGQLATSDQPEDARRFIRFLWSDTAQQLAATQVNEYPVVENVQVPEYMTPVKEVLPKSPTFDFERLSDLDATLKLLREEGIL; via the coding sequence ATGAAACGATTTCTCGGAAGCGGTCTCGTTTTTCTACTGTTGCTGACGAGCATTGGATGTCAGCAAAGTGAACAGGACGAGCTCGTTGTGTACAATGGGCGAAATGAAGCCCTCGTCGACACGCTGGTGAAGGAGTTCGAAAAGAAGACGGACATCCCGGTGAGCGTGCGGTATGGAACCGATCCACAGCTCTTGTCGGCCTTGAAGGAGGAGGGCGACCAGAGTCCGGCGGACGTGTTCTGGGCCAACACCACAGGAGCGCTCACGCAGGCACGGTCGGCGGGTATGCTGACGAAGCTGCCCGATTCGTTGCTGTCCATGCCGGGGTCGTTTGTGCCCGAGAGTGGCATGTGGGCACCGGTGACGGCGCGGTTTCGCGTTTTGGCCTACAACTCCGACGAGATCAATCCGGACGATCTTCCGTCGTCGGTTCTCGACTTGCCCGACCTCGATCAATATGAGGGACGTGTGGGGTGGACGCCGCCGTACTCCAGCTTCCAGGACTTCGTGACGGCGCTGCGAGTGCTCCACGGGCCGGACACGACGCGCACGTGGCTCAACGGGATGCAGGATCTGAATCCGAAGGGCTATTCGTCCAATACGCCCATGATTCGGGCACTTGCGGCCGGAGAGATCGACATTGCTCTTACGAATCACTACTACGTGCTCCGCCTCAAATACGGGGGGGCTGAGGGGTATTACGAGGAGGAAGAAGAGGGGGAAGAGGAAGAGCATGAGGAAGAAGAGGGCACTCCGTCTCCGAATGCGCCAGTCGAAACGTACCACTTCCAGGACGGAGACGTCGGGAATCTCGCGCTCGTGACCGGCGTGGGACAGTTGGCGACGAGCGACCAGCCGGAGGACGCACGACGGTTCATTCGCTTCCTGTGGTCGGACACCGCCCAGCAACTGGCCGCGACGCAGGTAAACGAGTATCCGGTCGTGGAGAACGTGCAGGTGCCGGAGTACATGACGCCCGTGAAGGAGGTTCTGCCGAAGAGTCCGACCTTTGATTTCGAGCGCCTGTCGGACCTCGACGCTACCCTCAAGCTGCTACGGGAAGAGGGGATCCTTTAA